A DNA window from Patagioenas fasciata isolate bPatFas1 chromosome 1, bPatFas1.hap1, whole genome shotgun sequence contains the following coding sequences:
- the DNAJC28 gene encoding dnaJ homolog subfamily C member 28 produces MLTNNTARHLMVRQAMIPRKLNVFPYVCGNRMLSGYKPKSNIKDSYKILELEEGCSLDDVRNSYRSLAKKYHPDSSSATADSEAFMKVEEAYRVVLSDVATKKKSKENNEEEEDQFKPKAPQHRHYLSFEGVGFGTPSQREKQYMQFRVDRATEQVLEYRKQRLESQYAATDLMKAIDVKQSKKVKITQAVERLVEDLIQESMAKGDFDNLSGKGKPLQKFSDCPHIDPMTHNLNRILIDNGYQPEWILMQKEIRETIERLRKSIVASRSKLGGPMTPYTQKQWNRICEQFIEDIRKLNKRIDNFNLVVPILSRQMVHFSADKEIVRAQETYEALMENREASNSDTKENEEENVKRFGWKSSLFKWLNLPLK; encoded by the coding sequence ATGCTGACTAACAACACAGCACGTCATTTAATGGTACGTCAAGCAATGATTCCAAGAAAGCTTAATGTGTTTCCCTATGTTTGTGGCAACAGAATGTTGTCAGGTTACAAACCTAAAAGCAACATCAAGGACTCTTACAAAATTCTTGAGCTTGAGGAAGGGTGTTCTCTTGATGATGTCAGAAACTCGTATCGAAGTCTTGCCAAAAAATACCATCCAGACAGCAGCTCTGCCACAGCTGATTCAGAAGCATTTATGAAAGTAGAAGAAGCATACAGAGTTGTGCTCAGTGATGTGGCaaccaaaaagaaatcaaaagagaATAATGAAGAGGAGGAAGACCAGTTCAAACCAAAAGCACCGCAGCATAGACACTACTTGAGCTTTGAAGGTGTTGGTTTTGGAACACCCAGCCAAAGAGAAAAGCAATACATGCAGTTTCGAGTAGACCGTGCTACTGAACAAGTGTTGGAATACCGGAAGCAGAGACTTGAAAGCCAGTATGCTGCCACTGACCTAATGAAAGCCATAGATGTGAAGCAGAGCAAAAAGGTGAAAATAACTCAGGCAGTTGAACGGTTGGTTGAGGACCTCATCCAGGAGTCTATGGCAAAAGGAGACTTTGACAACCTCAGTGGCAAAGGGAAACCTTTGCAGAAGTTTTCTGACTGTCCACATATCGACCCCATGACTCACAACTTGAACAGGATTCTGATAGACAATGGATACCAGCCAGAGTGGATCCTGATGCAGAAAGAAATACGGGAAACTATTGAGCGGTTAAGGAAGAGTATTGTGGCATCTAGAAGTAAACTTGGAGGGCCGATGACACCATATACGCAAAAGCAATGGAATCGTATTTGTGAGCAATTTATAGAAGATATCaggaaattaaacaaaagaaTTGACAACTTCAATTTAGTTGTCCCTATTCTGAGCAGACAAATGGTGCACTTCAGTGCAGACAAAGAAATTGTTCGAGCACAAGAGACTTACGAAGCGTTGATGGAAAACAGAGAGGCTTCTAATTCAGACACAaaggaaaatgaagaggaaaatgttAAAAGGTTTGGATGGAAGTCTTCTCTATTTAAGTGGTTAAACCTTCCCTTGAAATAA